Proteins from one Canis lupus familiaris isolate Mischka breed German Shepherd chromosome 26, alternate assembly UU_Cfam_GSD_1.0, whole genome shotgun sequence genomic window:
- the LOC119866108 gene encoding immunoglobulin lambda variable 1-40-like isoform X4 translates to MTSTMAWSPLFLTLLAHCTGSWAQSVLTQPPSVSGSVGQRITISCSGSTNSIGILGVNWYQLLSGKAPKLLVDGTGNRPSGVPDRFSGSKSGNSGTLTITGLQPEDEADYYCQSIEPMLGAPTVLWAYVEMRHNTAVPRTMAVPVKPWP, encoded by the exons atgacctccaccatggcgtggtcccctctcttcctcaccctcctcgctcactgcacag ggtcctgggcccagtctgtgctgactcagccgcCCTCAGTGTCAGGATCTGTGGGCCAGAGAATCACCATCTCCTGCTCTGGAAGCACAAACAGCATTGGTATACTTGGTGTGAACTGGTACCAACTGCTCTCAGGAAAGGCCCCTAAACTCCTCGTAGATGGTACTGGAAATCGACCCTCAGGGGTCCCTGACCGATTTTCTGGCTCCAAATCTGGCAACTCAGGCACTCTGACCATCACTGGGCTTcagcctgaggacgaggctgattattattGTCAGTCCATTGAACCCATGCTTGGTGCTCCCACAGTGCTCTGGGCCTATGTGGAAATGAGACACAACACTGCTGTCCCTAGAACAATGGCAGTGCCTGTGAAACCCTGGCCTTAG